One region of Gorilla gorilla gorilla isolate KB3781 chromosome 15, NHGRI_mGorGor1-v2.1_pri, whole genome shotgun sequence genomic DNA includes:
- the LOC101140244 gene encoding protein mago nashi homolog, with translation MVMASDFYLRYYVGHKGKFGHEFLESEFQLDGKLRYANNSNYKNDVMIRKEAYMHKSLMEELKRIIDDNEITKEDDGLWPPPDRAGRQELEIVIGDEHISFTTSKIGSLIDVNQSKDPEGLRVFYYLVQDLKCLVFSLIGLHFKIKPI, from the exons ATGGTTATGGCTAGCGATTTCTACCTGCGCTACTACGTAGGGCACAAGGGCAAGTTTGGGCATGAGTTTCTGGAGTCCGAATTTCAGCTGGATGGAAAGCTTAGATATGCCAACAATAGCAATTACAAAAATGATGTCATGATCAGAAAAGAGGCTTACATGCACAAGAGTTTAATGGAAGAACTGAAGAGAATTATTGATGACAATGAAATCACAAAAGAAGATGATGGTTTGTGGCCTCCCCCTGACAGGGCTGGCCGACAGGAGCTTGAAATTGTAATTGGAGATGagcac ataTCTTTTACCACATCAAAAATAGGTTCTCTTATTGATGTAAATCAGTCAAAGGATCCTGAAGGCCTTCGAGTATTTTACTATTTGGTACAAGACTTGAAATGTTTAGTTTTCAGTCTCATTGGATTACACTTCAAGATTAAACCAATTTAA